In a single window of the Carnobacterium gallinarum DSM 4847 genome:
- a CDS encoding DUF1294 domain-containing protein: MSDLLLACIYFLAINILLFILMGLDKYRAKKRLWRIPEKTLLSFGILGGGLGGLVGMLIFHHKIRVLKFKVIYFLGTIVMSSILYCLIF, translated from the coding sequence ATGTCTGATTTATTATTAGCCTGTATTTATTTTTTAGCCATCAATATACTACTCTTTATTTTGATGGGACTAGATAAGTACCGTGCAAAGAAAAGACTGTGGCGAATTCCGGAAAAAACCTTACTTTCTTTTGGCATTTTAGGCGGTGGGTTAGGTGGATTAGTAGGAATGCTGATTTTTCACCATAAGATCCGTGTCTTAAAGTTTAAAGTCATTTATTTTTTAGGAACTATTGTAATGAGTAGTATTCTTTATTGTTTAATTTTTTAA
- a CDS encoding CPBP family intramembrane glutamic endopeptidase, with protein MLLLIFATILSLFLFIPGSDSLLNLLMFIALILPPFALYSVFHERNFFDFRLIESKFYQHFVVGFGISTIVIFIVFGLFYYLNIYSVLGFSLKHSGNDLIFSLLYYLILAFGQEIFMRGYIYNLIKSRSTVAGGVIFSSLIFIGIYRFDPILVSDLFLTVTIFLLGVVLVLLYEYTDSLWTSIGFHLAWIFVQDTILAIRTSNVNTEFSIVQVTLGIGKLSQPLYSGVPYDMEGSVITTLCLSILVIILCFLSKRKKDQSFKNIKTTTITWYNDRFNK; from the coding sequence TTGTTATTATTAATTTTTGCTACAATTTTAAGTTTATTTTTATTTATTCCAGGTTCAGATAGTTTATTGAACTTATTAATGTTTATTGCTTTAATTTTACCCCCATTTGCTTTATATTCTGTTTTTCATGAGAGAAATTTTTTTGATTTCCGTTTAATTGAAAGTAAATTTTATCAACATTTTGTGGTTGGTTTTGGTATAAGTACGATTGTCATATTTATTGTATTTGGCTTGTTTTATTATCTAAATATCTACAGTGTACTTGGTTTTTCTTTAAAACATAGTGGCAATGATTTAATTTTTAGTTTACTTTATTACTTAATTTTGGCTTTTGGCCAAGAAATTTTTATGCGTGGTTATATTTATAATTTAATAAAATCTCGCAGCACGGTTGCTGGAGGAGTTATCTTCTCATCTCTAATTTTTATTGGGATTTATCGGTTTGATCCGATTTTAGTTAGTGATCTATTTTTGACTGTGACAATTTTTTTACTGGGTGTAGTCTTAGTCCTATTATATGAGTACACAGATTCGTTGTGGACAAGCATTGGTTTCCATCTTGCATGGATTTTTGTCCAAGATACCATTTTAGCTATTAGAACATCAAATGTAAATACTGAATTTAGTATAGTCCAGGTTACATTAGGAATAGGAAAACTTAGTCAACCGTTGTATTCAGGTGTTCCTTATGATATGGAGGGAAGTGTTATAACAACTCTATGTTTAAGCATTCTTGTTATCATTCTTTGTTTTTTATCAAAACGAAAAAAAGATCAATCGTTTAAAAACATTAAAACAACAACTATTACATGGTACAATGATCGGTTTAATAAATAA
- a CDS encoding Nif3-like dinuclear metal center hexameric protein: MTIIQGTDLIKKFETFAPLSLAESGDPVGLHIGTLNKPIKRVMVTLDVRPEVVEEAIKAKVDLLFAHHPPIFRAAKNLITDNPQNKMYADLLKHDIAVYAAHTNLDVATNGLNDWLGQAIGLEKTEIMHVTKTESYKKLAVFVPQENEVEVREALTKAGAGKLGPNYENCSYTLDGIGRFTPINQAEPAIGTVNQAEELAEAKIEVVFPQRLTESVERALFESHPYEEPAYDLYTIENFVDSYGLGRIGNLAEPISVTTFTEKLKNIFKIEGLRVITTNPNQLIQRVAVCGGSAETYYSSAQKKGADVYITGDVSYHIAHDMLANNLTVIDPGHHIEEICKSGLEKLFKQWSTENNWDIEISQSQLNTDPFRFM, from the coding sequence ATGACAATCATTCAAGGAACAGACTTAATTAAAAAATTTGAAACTTTTGCTCCCCTCTCTTTGGCTGAATCAGGAGATCCTGTTGGTTTGCACATTGGAACATTGAATAAACCAATTAAACGTGTAATGGTGACACTGGATGTACGGCCAGAAGTTGTTGAAGAAGCTATCAAAGCGAAGGTTGATTTACTTTTTGCTCACCATCCGCCAATTTTTAGAGCTGCTAAAAACTTAATTACAGACAATCCACAGAACAAAATGTATGCGGACCTCTTAAAGCACGATATTGCCGTCTACGCTGCACACACGAATTTAGATGTAGCTACTAATGGATTAAATGATTGGTTAGGCCAAGCTATTGGTTTAGAAAAAACTGAGATTATGCATGTAACAAAAACGGAAAGTTATAAAAAATTAGCAGTTTTTGTTCCTCAGGAAAACGAAGTCGAGGTTCGTGAAGCATTGACCAAAGCAGGTGCTGGCAAATTAGGACCGAATTACGAAAATTGCAGTTATACTCTTGATGGAATTGGTCGGTTTACTCCAATTAATCAAGCAGAGCCTGCAATTGGTACAGTGAATCAAGCGGAGGAACTAGCTGAAGCTAAGATTGAGGTTGTATTTCCACAACGTTTAACTGAAAGTGTTGAACGAGCTCTGTTTGAGAGTCATCCATATGAAGAGCCTGCATATGATTTATATACGATTGAAAATTTTGTAGATAGTTATGGTCTTGGACGGATTGGGAATTTAGCTGAACCTATTTCAGTTACAACTTTCACAGAAAAATTAAAAAATATATTTAAAATAGAGGGCTTGCGAGTAATTACAACGAATCCTAACCAACTAATTCAGCGGGTTGCTGTTTGTGGTGGTTCTGCAGAAACTTATTATTCAAGTGCCCAAAAAAAAGGGGCTGATGTTTATATTACTGGTGATGTTTCATATCATATTGCTCATGATATGTTAGCAAATAATCTAACCGTAATAGACCCAGGGCATCATATTGAAGAAATTTGTAAAAGTGGTTTGGAAAAACTATTTAAACAGTGGTCCACAGAAAATAATTGGGACATTGAAATTAGTCAATCTCAATTAAATACAGATCCTTTTAGATTTATGTAA
- the pepT gene encoding peptidase T — protein sequence MQNLIPRFIRYVKTETRSDATSTTVPSTATQVEFAQTLVAELKEIGLSDVKYNDKNGFVTATLPSTIDREVPVIGFIAHMDTADFNAANVNPQFHENYQGETIVLNQAENFVLSPEDFPNLKNYLGQTLITTDGTTLLGADDKAGIAEIMTAMEILLNDSTSKHGEIRVAFGPDEEIGVGADLFDVADFNADFAYTMDGGPVGELEYESFNAAQAEIKIQGKNVHPGTAKNTMVNALKLALAFDAALPQTEVPEKTDGREGFFHLVGMSGEVETAEMTYIIRDHDRQKFEDRKALVTQIATDLNQKAGSERVTVNMYDQYYNMKDIIEKDLSIVDLAEKAMKNLDISPIIEPIRGGTDGSKLSFMGLPTPNIFAGGENFHGRYEFVAVESMKKATNVIVEIAKLNAEG from the coding sequence ATGCAAAATTTAATTCCAAGATTTATCCGTTATGTAAAAACTGAAACACGTTCAGATGCTACAAGTACTACTGTTCCTTCAACTGCTACCCAAGTTGAATTTGCTCAAACATTGGTTGCTGAGTTAAAAGAAATTGGTTTATCTGATGTGAAGTATAATGATAAGAATGGCTTTGTAACTGCAACTCTACCAAGTACTATTGACAGAGAAGTTCCAGTTATTGGCTTTATTGCTCATATGGATACAGCTGATTTTAATGCAGCAAATGTAAATCCGCAATTCCACGAAAATTATCAAGGTGAAACGATTGTTTTAAACCAAGCTGAAAATTTTGTTTTATCACCAGAAGATTTTCCTAATTTAAAAAATTATTTAGGTCAAACGTTGATTACTACTGATGGAACAACTTTATTGGGAGCCGATGACAAAGCCGGAATCGCTGAAATCATGACAGCCATGGAGATTTTACTCAATGATTCAACTAGTAAGCATGGTGAAATTCGTGTGGCCTTTGGTCCCGATGAAGAAATTGGAGTTGGTGCTGATTTATTTGATGTGGCTGACTTTAATGCTGATTTTGCCTATACAATGGATGGTGGACCAGTTGGTGAGCTAGAATATGAAAGCTTTAATGCTGCTCAGGCTGAGATTAAAATCCAAGGGAAAAATGTTCATCCAGGAACAGCGAAAAATACAATGGTAAATGCCTTGAAATTAGCTTTAGCTTTTGATGCAGCCTTGCCTCAGACAGAAGTTCCAGAGAAAACTGACGGACGCGAAGGTTTCTTCCATTTGGTAGGAATGAGCGGTGAAGTGGAAACAGCAGAAATGACTTATATTATTCGTGATCATGATCGTCAAAAATTTGAGGATCGTAAAGCTTTAGTTACCCAAATAGCAACTGATCTAAATCAAAAGGCTGGTTCAGAACGTGTTACAGTAAATATGTACGATCAATATTACAATATGAAAGATATAATTGAAAAGGATTTATCTATTGTTGATTTGGCTGAAAAAGCAATGAAAAACCTTGATATTTCTCCAATTATTGAACCTATTCGTGGAGGAACAGATGGTTCTAAGCTATCCTTTATGGGACTACCTACACCGAATATTTTTGCTGGTGGAGAAAATTTTCATGGGCGTTATGAATTTGTCGCTGTTGAAAGCATGAAGAAAGCAACAAACGTGATTGTCGAAATTGCGAAGTTGAATGCGGAAGGTTAG
- a CDS encoding DUF1697 domain-containing protein codes for MEKYVVLLRGINVGKNHHLAMQDLKNVLEQLGYSQVKTYIRSGNAVMTGPIEDTTILAERIQQKLSQFAGFLIPIILYTEAEFLTMVTENPLTKRELAANEQWLVAYQQQIISANNQLSKEMNEEIGFPFKKAVFIKIIGSQTDSPLLKEYQKVFKGGNWTVRNWNTTLKLVQFIQEIKIK; via the coding sequence ATGGAAAAATATGTCGTTTTATTACGTGGCATTAATGTTGGTAAAAATCATCATTTAGCGATGCAAGATTTAAAAAACGTTCTTGAACAACTTGGTTATTCTCAAGTTAAAACCTATATTCGCAGTGGCAATGCGGTCATGACGGGACCAATTGAAGATACGACTATACTTGCGGAACGAATTCAACAAAAATTAAGCCAATTTGCTGGCTTCCTGATCCCAATTATTCTTTACACAGAAGCGGAATTTTTAACAATGGTGACAGAAAACCCTTTAACTAAACGGGAGTTAGCTGCCAACGAACAATGGCTTGTTGCTTATCAACAGCAAATTATTTCAGCCAATAATCAGTTATCGAAAGAAATGAATGAGGAGATAGGATTTCCATTTAAGAAGGCAGTTTTTATTAAAATTATAGGTTCACAAACTGACTCACCGCTTCTTAAAGAGTATCAAAAAGTATTCAAGGGGGGAAATTGGACGGTTCGTAATTGGAATACAACTTTAAAATTAGTTCAATTTATTCAAGAAATAAAAATAAAGTAA